From Aedes albopictus strain Foshan chromosome 1, AalbF5, whole genome shotgun sequence, one genomic window encodes:
- the LOC134287664 gene encoding uncharacterized protein LOC134287664 → MYVGIPLFDKQELHREFTMCTTFSAKYKELFPWCAADNQDKKSAKCVWCNKSFKIDTMGKVAFSSHEKGKRHQQEANIRRTVVPVSSFAIASGSKAPLADNTSSAALDPIPYTSKTIKKDHVSTTGSTGLMNKYILSDKVTC, encoded by the exons ATGTACGTAGGCATACCGTTATTTGATAAACAAGAG CTCCATCGCGAATTCACAATGTGCACGACATTTTCTGCAAAATACAAGGAGTTATTTCCGTGGTGTGCTGCTGATAACCAGGATAAAAAATCAGCCAAATGTGTCTGGTGCAATAAATCGTTCAAGATCGATACCATGGGGAAAGTCGCCTTTTCGAGTCATGAAAAAGGCAAGAGGCATCAACAAGAAGCGAACATTCGGCGAACGGTTGTACCAGTGAGTTCGTTTGCTATTGCTAGTGGTAGCAAAGCACCGTTGGCTG ACAACACTTCAAGCGCCGCATTGGATCCTATTCCGTATACCAGCAAAACGATCAAAAAGGATCATGTGTCCACTACCGGTTCAACAGGACTGATGAACAAATATATTCTGAGCGACAAAGTTACCTGCTGA